The Aphis gossypii isolate Hap1 chromosome 3, ASM2018417v2, whole genome shotgun sequence genome includes a region encoding these proteins:
- the LOC126551436 gene encoding uncharacterized protein LOC126551436 gives MEIINSNKNKPKLCFEGYMYVLKHTGKSSITWRCSKATMLKCPGTMYTDLQMSKIVKSGTTHIITHRPNKKEVEVSKCYNEMKNQAKTTKNNPSHIFGECVAKLDDKSQMPPENIVKRTLRNQRTKNNPLDSDEIVDEWCTTGEPHNKRFLLFDDGVNEEDRMVIFATDEGLQHLSNSSSWYMDGNFGLAPKDFLQLYVVRVKIQKTFITSIYCLLKNKNQKTYEKMLTKILEKCSERQLYPDPTSFHVDFEKSVINAVKSVLGEHVCINGCFYHLTQSTHRMIQKLGLEQIYREDESFSEFCRKLDGLAFLPLEMVKDGMAHLKNIMPDHANDLVDYFDKTYVNGTYRQIGIPGETNIRFRNCPPLFPLEQWNTHDLTLEDSDRTNNQTEGWNNRFSRLVGHKHPSIWVLITKMRLEVATDETKLAQQSLGLLSNKRKLPHYEKNQKLLKNLCLEIKEGNKSLPEFLTAIVHTIRFY, from the exons ATGGAAATCATTaactctaataaaaataagcccAAATTATGTTTCGAGGGCTACATGTACGTTCTCAAACATACCGGAAAAAGTAGTATTACATGGCGCTGTAGTAAAGCAACTATGCTCAAATGTCCGGGGACCATGTATACAGATCTTCAAATgtcaaaaattgtcaaaagtGGAACAACTCATATCATAACACATAGGCCAAACAAGAAAGAGGTTGAGGTAAGTAAGTGTtataatgaaatgaaaaatcaagCAAAGACTACCAAAAACAACCCATCACATATTTTTGGAGAATGCGTTGCAAAATTAGACGACAAAAGTCAAATGCCACCTGAAAACATAGTCAAGCGCACACTACGAAAccaaagaacaaaaaataatcctTTAGACTCTGATGAAATCGTGG atgaatGGTGTACAACGGGTGAGCCccataataaaagatttttattgtttgacgATGGTGTGAATGAGGAAGACCGTATGGTAATTTTTGCTACAGATGAAGGTCTTCAACATTTATCAAATAGTTCAAGTTGGTACATGGACGGAAACTTTGGTTTGGCCCCAAAAGATTTTCTTCAACTGTATGTGGTAAgagttaaaatacaaaaaacatttataacatcTATTTACtgtttgttgaaaaataaaaatcaaaaaacttatgaaaaaatgcTGACCAAAATTCTAGAAAAATGTTCTGAACGGCAATTATATCCAGATCCAACTAGCTTTCATgtagattttgaaaaatctgtAATCAACGCAGTGAAATCTGTGTTGGGAGAGCATGTGTGTATTAATGGCTGTTTTTACCATCTTACACAAAGTACACACAGAATGATTCAAAAACTTGGCCTAGAACAAATATACAGAGAAGATGAAAGTTTTAGTGAGTTTTGTAGAAAACTGGATGGGTTGGCATTTTTGCCTTTAGAAATGGTTAAAGATGGGATGGCTCACTTAAAGAACATAATGCCAGATCATGCCAATGATCTAGTTgattattttgacaaaactTACGTAAATGGGACTTATAGACAGATAGGTATTCCAGGAGAGACTAATATACGTTTTAGAAATTGTCCACCACTATTTCCACTTGAACAGTGGAATACTCATGATTTGACTTTGGAAGATAGCGATCGTACAAATAACCAAACTGAAGGTTGGAATAACCGTTTTTCTAGACTGGTCGGCCACAAGCATCCAAGTATTTGGGTTTTAATAACCAAAATGAGGTTAGAAGTTGCTACAGATGAGACGAAGTTGGCACAACAAAGTCTAGGTTTATTAAGCAACAAAAGAAAATTACcgcattatgaaaaaaatcaaaaattattaaaaaatctctGCTTGGAAATCAAAGAAGGAAACAAAAGCTTACCAGAATTTTTAACTGCAATAGTACACACAATACGTTTTTATTga
- the LOC114121509 gene encoding cadherin-86C encodes MSVWTTLLAMTAVAVVIVAGNYPTFEGAGDFRDSLMVPAGAPVGSLIYRLRASDHDKDYPLYFQATDFGSYVIRIENLPCLPNTTVGYCQADVYLDRVLIPGQTFQFRITVRDTRGDTTTVPVRLVATEARSDVETIFPHIPAIIIVPEDVKVNTELEYVIVKKNTESRKSATIELRGSPELTIGRLRMNKDTTTGTISVSRPLDFETRNMYRLQVVALDMYVEIGKDSRNAAAFEVIVVVEDVQDTPPIFTRLETIVHLHNNMSIGDVVTKVEAIDGDRGRPRRIKYGLVSENRPFTVLFEIGLFSGEIRLKRSMSELNKITGGKQPAILTVIADEEVTGTGEPTAMSTLADLVLILDDVANRPPYFHNANYACRLNENSDQGTTLTFTDGYVLQVNDDSTGKESVYALTLENNNGTFEVTPAVIDRRGRFTIMVRNNHLLDFENTRSVRFEVLATELSVHGGDGGDTNRTRTLARAPVIVYLDDVNDNAPRFTSAAYDVQLPENATAGVRVTTVKAVDPDTGLFGSVRYTAVLGFKNSSLVLDPITGVIVVSNDNHGFDREESSEYRLTVEARDMDGSGLSTTVPLNIHVLDINDETPVFQDTPIQFILTQDMRNFTERAFIKAIDKDAEAPNNIVRYEIINGNYNNRFTLNPETGELFISSDLYDSSRTRRDSANSAFVVLTVRAYDLGVPHRWSTTQVRIYPPSSGARQMTFLIPASMDVAAMHNLLERLTGGKVTINSIKPNYEHVQRPVASAEKNIVTATVAYNTNTVIDVDEFRKHIAQCSNEVQMAQVDNRNDKNLIFWLNLLLLLAILLAALSLLFCCCYQQYLRFLHNKHQHADHMKNKGIQAPSLNSSESTENEPHRQKVYVLREKPVTPIRIAKRTRTMVLPNMITKKTSAESLLIEDVEGNEYRIIDKRKSWSDETTDTRQEMFFKQGDAEILRIMSNDSLEVMDSASNVGGFNAFDELAGKKVIMNKFLNSQPDENVVKDQYNGSVKGNVEKTQLEELKKEDIEEEQKKMTAFQRDVLLTKFLAEEQQKLMTRLETTKLETRSLPGANMATQTETHAGTQTTRSCLRVSGGGGGGRRSRSYDDRECSRSAHCPRRSSSMPRRQLFNSPIMEETGSGSGASSGLRSSLAGRGATGQGSTAGGSGSVAGESGAGARTGPARRRLFATSSASSLSADVQGDAEKRKSRSYSSIRELDLDRQLQYMTPSLRSRALARRRLSTSLPPHGYRASCRSVQMLEKKSVFTIAYGDVATQKINCSADSSSNNWE; translated from the exons ATTTATCGATTAAGGGCTTCCGACCACGACAAGGACTATCCACTGTATTTCCAAGCCACcg attttggcAGTTATGTGATAAGAATAGAAAATCTTCCGTGTCTCCCAAATACCACGGTCGGTTATTGTCAGGCAGATGTGTACTTGGATCGAGTGCTGATTCCAGGTCAAACATTTCAATTCAGGATAACAGTGCGAGATACTAGAGGAGACACCACTACAGTGCCAGTTCGGCTGGTGGCCACCGAAGCTCGGAGTGACGTCGAAACGATATTTCCTCACATTCCTGCAATCATCATCGTACCCGAG GATGTTAAAGTCAACACTGAGCTAGAATATGTGATCGTCAAGAAAAATACGGAATCGAGGAAGTCGGCTACTATTGAACTAAGG GGATCTCCGGAGTTGACCATAGGTCGGTTGCGTATGAACAAGGACACGACCACTGGTACGATATCGGTATCCCGGCCGCTGGACTTCGAGACCAGGAACATGTACCGATTGCAAGTGGTCGCGTTGGACATGTACGTGGAGATCGGCAAAGATTCCAGAAACGCGGCGGCGTTCGAGGTCATCGTGGTCGTGGAAGACGTGCAAGACACGCCGCCGATATTCACCCGACTCGAAACAATAGTGCATCTGCATAACAACATGTCCATT GGAGACGTTGTGACCAAAGTAGAGGCAATTGACGGCGATAGGGGTCGACCTCGTCGAATTAAATACGGTTTGGTGTCGGAAAATAGGCCTTTCACCGTGTTGTTCGAAATAGGTCTATTCTCAG GTGAAATAAGATTAAAGAGGTCTATGTCAGAGCTGAATAAAATAACCGGTGGAAAACAGCCAGCCATATTGACCGTGATAGCCGACGAAGAAGTGACCGGGACCGGAGAGCCTACAGCCATGTCCACCCTGGCCGACTTAGTGCTAATTCTTGACGACGTGGCCAATCGTCCGCCGTACTTCCACAACGCAAA TTACGCTTGCCGTTTGAACGAGAATAGCGATCAGGGGACGACATTGACGTTCACTGACGGTTACGTGTTGCAAGTAAACGATGACAGTacg gGCAAGGAGTCTGTGTACGCGTTGACTTTGGAAAACAATAACGGAACTTTTGAAGTGACGCCCGCAGTGATTGACAGACGTGGCCGGTTCACTATTATGGTTCGCAACAATCATCTATTGGACTTCGAGAATACCCGGTCGGTCCGTTTCGAG GTGTTGGCGACGGAGCTGTCCGTGCACGGCGGTGATGGTGGTGACACGAACCGCACTCGGACTTTAGCCAGGGCACCTGTAATTGTATACTTGGACGACGTCAACGATAATGCCCCACGATTCACGAGTGCCGCGTACGACGTCCAGCTGCCAGAGAATGCCACGGCCGGTGTCCGCGTGACTACCGTCAAGGCCGTGGATCCGGACACCGGACTGTTTGGCAGCGTTCGGTACACCGCCGTGTTGGGTTTTAAGAACTCGTCGTTGGTGCTCGACCCGATAACTGGTGTCATCGTGGTATCCAACGACAATCATGGGTTCGACCGAGAAGAATCCTCAG AGTACAGATTAACCGTGGAAGCTCGTGACATGGACGGAAGTGGCTTGTCAACAACCGTGCCGCTCAACATACACGTATTGGACATAAACGACGAAACGCCAGTTTTCCAGGATACACCGATCCAGTTTATCTTGACACAAGATATGCGTAACTTCACAGAACGAGCTTTCATCAAG GCTATTGACAAAGACGCAGAAGCCCCAAACAACATAGTGAGGTACGAGATAATAAACGGCAACTACAACAATCGCTTCACCCTGAATCCAGAAACCG GAGAACTGTTCATATCCAGCGACTTGTACGATTCAAGCCGGACTAGAAGGGACTCGGCAAACAGCGCGTTCGTTGTACTCACAGTCAGGGCTTATGATTTAG GCGTCCCACATCGGTGGTCTACAACACAAGTGAGAATTTATCCACCATCGTCCGGTGCCAGACAAATGACCTTTCTTATCCCTGCTTCAATGGATGTTGCGGCTATGCACAATTTGTTAGAGCGCCTGACGGGCGGTAAAGTgactattaattcaataaagcCTAACTATGAACACGTCCAACGACCAGTTGCCAGTGcagaaaa AAATATTGTGACCGCCACCGTTGCGTACAATACAAATACGGTAATCGACGTCGATGAATTCCGCAAACACATAGCCCAGTGCAGTAATGAAGTTCAAATGGCtcaa gtAGATAACCGCaacgataaaaatttgattttctggttgaatttattattattgttagccATACTGTTGGCGGCCTTATCACTGTTGTTTTGCTGTTGTTATCAACAATATCTTCGATTTCTTCATAA taaacacCAGCACGCTGACCACATGAAAAACAAAGGGATCCAAGCGCCTTCTCTGAATTCTAGTGAATCGACAGAAAACGAACCTCATCGACAAAAAGTATATGTTTTGAGAGAAAAACCAGTGACTCCGATTCGAATAGCGAAAAGAACAAGGACAATGGTATTGCCAAATATGATTACGAAAAAAACGAGCGCAGAGTCATTGCTCATAGAAGATGTCGAAGGCAATGAATATAGGATCATAGACAAACGGAAGTCTTGGTCCGATGAAACAACCGACACGAGACaagaaatgtttttcaaacaaGGAGACGCGGAAATTTTACGTATTATGTCTAATGATTCGTTGGAAGTAATGGACTCGGCGTCCAACGTGGGTGGATTTAATGCGTTTGACGAATTGGCcggtaaaaaagtaattatgaaCAAGTTTTTGAACAGTCAACCGGACGAGAACGTGGTTAAAGATCAATACAATGGAAGCGTCAAAGGAAATGTAGAAAAAACGCAACtcgaagaattaaaaaaagaagataTTGAAGAAGAACAAAAGAAAATGACCGCATTTCAAAGAGACGTGTTATTAACCAA GTTTTTGGCGGAGGAACAACAAAAATTGATGACCAGACTGGAGACGACCAAATTGGAAACTCGGAGTTTGCCGGGAGCTAATATGGCCACGCAGACGGAAACGCACGCTGGAACGCAGACGACTAGATCGTGTTTGCGGgtcagcggcggcggcggcggcgggcgACGGAGTCGGAGTTACGACGACCGGGAGTGTTCCAGGTCCGCGCACTGCCCGCGCCGGTCGTCCAGCATGCCTCGCAGACAGTTGTTCAACAGTCCGATCATGGAGGAAACGGGCAGCGGGTCGGGCGCCAGCAGCGGCTTGCGGTCGTCGTTGGCCGGACGCGGAGCCACGGGACAGGGATCGACCGCGGGCGGATCGGGATCGGTGGCCGGCGAGTCCGGCGCAGGAGCGAGAACGGGACCGGCACGGCGGCGACTGTTCGCCACGTCGTCGGCGTCGTCGTTGTCCGCGGACGTGCAGGGGGACGCGGAAAAGCGCAAGTCCCGGTCCTATTCCAGTATTCGGGAGCTCGACCTGGACAGGCAGCTGCAGTACATGACGCCGTCGCTCAGGTCCAGGGCCTTGGCCCGGAGACGGTTGTCCACGTCTTTGCCGCCGCACGGTTACAGGGCGTCGTGCAGGTCCGTGCAGATGTTGGAGAAGAAGAGCGTGTTCACCATAGCGTACGGCGACGTGGCCACGCAGAAGATCAACTGCAGCGCCGACTCGTCCTCCAACAATTGGGAATGA